One Phragmites australis chromosome 23, lpPhrAust1.1, whole genome shotgun sequence DNA window includes the following coding sequences:
- the LOC133906077 gene encoding LOW QUALITY PROTEIN: probable serine/threonine protein kinase IRE (The sequence of the model RefSeq protein was modified relative to this genomic sequence to represent the inferred CDS: substituted 2 bases at 2 genomic stop codons) has translation NLSVYSNADHDSLSHLLTVPSTELFSEGCADAGVGEPAALPQSPLLTPRTSHAESQLTKHKAFAELENFQQIESLLTIARGIESIKSSEYNSLEDLSMYLEELNAVIYTRKVDALVVETFGPRIAKLLQXDIFLPKNHQLSLNSASGNGQVRFFYSFTCRENLYLVNGGDLYSLLTNLGCLDEDMARTYIAELVLALEYLHSMNVIHRDLKPDSLLISRDGHIKLTDFGLSKVGLINSTDDLSGPDVSSVLVGDHQPKDAEQRALKREQRQKQTAVGTPDYLAPEILLGMTHGPTADWWSVGIILFEFLVGIPPFNAEHPQIIFGNIMNREIPWPHVPEELGFEAYDLIHKFLIENPVQRLGATGAGEVKAHPFFKDINWGMLARQKAAFIPSTDDEYDTSYFACRHAWGSADEHVNAACNEYDERSESSSMSCGSSCDYEEDEGRVXFNFLCETLSGYSFSNFSFKNISQLASMNYDLITKHNEDPLQSSKS, from the exons AATCTTTCTGTTTATTCAAACGCCGACCACGACAGCTTGTCCCACCTGCTGACCGTCCCCTCGACCGAGCTCTTCTCAGAGGGGTGCGCTGACGCGGGCGTCGGGGAGCCTGCCGCACTGCCGCAGTCGCCGTTGCTGACTCCCAGGACGAGCCACGCGGAGTCGCAGCTGACGAAGCACAAGGCGTTCGCGGAGCTCGAGAACTTCCAGCAGATCGAGAGCCTGCTGACCATCGCTCGCGGCATCGAGAGCATCAAGAGCTCCGAGTACAACTCGCTGGAGGACCTGAGCATGTATCTCGAGGAGCTCAACGCCGTCATCTACACGAGGAAGGTCGACGCCCTCGTCGTGGAGACGTTCGGACCAAGGATCGCCAAACTGCTACAGTAAGATATTTTCTTGCCAAA AAACCACCAGCTTTCGCTGAACTCGGCATCTGGTAATGGACAGGTCCGATTTTTCTACTCCTTCACGTGTAGGGAAAACCTCTATCTCGTCAACGGGGGCGACCTCTACTCCCTGCTCACGAACCTGGGCTGCCTCGATGAGGACATGGCAAGGACCTACATCGCTGAACTT GTTCTTGCATTGGAGTACCTGCATTCCATGAATGTGATCCACCGTGATCTGAAGCCGGACAGCTTGTTGATCTCTCGTGATGGACATATAAAGTTGACCGATTTTGGGCTATCAAAAGTTGGTCTCATCAACAGCACGGACGATCTGTCCGGCCCAGATGTGAGCAGCGTCCTCGTCGGCGACCATCAGCCCAAAGATGCAGAGCAGCGCGCGCTGAAGCGAGAGCAGAGGCAGAAGCAGACAGCCGTGGGCACTCCTGACTACTTGGCCCCCGAGATACTGCTGGGCATGACCCATG GTCCAACTGCAGATTGGTGGTCGGTTGGCATCATTCTCTTTGAGTTTCTTGTGGGAATTCCTCCGTTCAACGCGGAGCATCCGCAG ATAATATTTGGCAATATAATGAATAGAGAAATACCTTGGCCACATGTGCCGGAGGAACTAGGTTTTGAAGCATATGACTTGATTCACAA GTTTCTTATCGAAAATCCGGTGCAGAGATTAGGCGCGACCGGTGCTGGAGAG GTAAAGGCTCATCCTTTCTTCAAAGACATCAATTGGGGCATGCTTGCCAGACAAAAG GCTGCATTCATCCCTTCTACAGATGATGAATACGACACAAGCTACTTCGCTTGCCGCCACGCCTGGGGAAGCGCCGATGAGCATGTCAATGCCGCCTGCAATGAGTACGACGAAAGGAGCGAGAGCAGCAGCATGAGCTGCGGCAGCAGCTGTGACTACGAGGAAGAT GAGGGGAGGGTTTGATTTAATTTTCTGTGCGAAACATTGTCAGGGTATTCTTTCAGCAACTTCTCATTCAAG AACATCTCTCAGTTAGCGTCGATGAACTACGATCTGATAACAAAACACAACGAGGATCCTCTACAGTCTTCGAAATCTTGA